The Montipora capricornis isolate CH-2021 chromosome 3, ASM3666992v2, whole genome shotgun sequence genome window below encodes:
- the LOC138043007 gene encoding uncharacterized protein codes for MMDERSTASARKYNKYKGRYCVAGYKNQISCKNTSYTHGVTIHQFPCDPETRAKWTKFVQKHRPDFQAPQERRNIALCSAHFKDECFNKPRLSLNGLENIKFQRRLLKGSVPTEDVRIDEKDEAFSARDQRHLRRTVLFDNFGAVPVPTKKRRCEPVVVVGAEMDSSDVVGAEMDSSDVVGIEMDGSDVVGAEMDHEIVTGHVSVDGGNKRKIINYQMKCKNLTRANRRLKLQVYSLKTEIKTLKKQLSYIDKTEDSGEEDHIDVVDAIDNLHADTDNLRAHVHPKSDENSAYYVWSTEGSEDEVDHQSEKEEWKADIGSDETNDETEDDLAKESCDKDVKVDPGTPVSKEPKFIVFYGMLLSLFNLFCFNCKAEKPKVTMKKDGTMVTVYQECNHCISGFTWRSQPQMKPMVLIKQN; via the exons ATGATGGACGAGAGGTCAACAGCTTCGGCTCGAAAATACAACAAATATAAAGGTAGATACTGTGTCGCTGGCTACAAAAACCAAATAAGTTGTAAAAACACAAGCTATACTCATGGAGTAACAATACATCAGTTTCCATGCGATCCTGAAACGAGGGCAAAGTGGACAAAATTCGTGCAGAAACACCGTCCTGACTTCCAAGCCCCACAAGAGCGAAGGAACATTGCATTGTGCTCTGCACATTTTAAAGACGAGTGTTTCAACAAGCCAAGGCTTTCCTTAAACGGTCTTGAGAACATAAAATTTCAGAGACGTCTACTAAAAGGATCAGTGCCAACAGAAGACGTTAGAATCGACGAAAAAGATGAAGCATTTTCTGCTCGAGATCAGCGACAT CTCAGAAGGACTGTTCTCTTTGATAACTTTGGTGCTGTGCCTGTACCAACTAAGAAAAGACGGTGTGAGCCAGTTGTTGTAGTTGGTGCCGAGATGGATAGTTCAGATGTAGTTGGTGCCGAGATGGATAGTTCAGATGTAGTTGGCATTGAGATGGATGGTTCAGATGTAGTTGGTGCTGAGATGGATCATGAAATTGTGACTGGTCATGTGTCCGTGGATGGTGGTAACAAGAGAAAAATAATCAATTACCAAATGAAATGCAAAAACCTGACAAGAGCAAACCGAAGGTTGAAGTTACAAGTCTAttcactgaaaactgaaatcaaaacactgaaaaag CAACTCAGTTACATTGACAAAACAGAGGATTCTGGTGAAGAAGACCACATTGATGTAGTTGATGCCATTGACAATCTACATGCAGATACTGACAATCTACGAGCACATGTGCATCCCAAGTCTGATGAAAACTCAGCATATTATGTCTGGTCTACAGAGGGatcagaagatgaagttgacCACCAGAGTGAAAAAGAAGAATGGAAAGCAGATATTGGATCAGATGAAACCAATGATGAAACTGAAGATGATCTTGCTAAGGAGTCCTGTGATAAAGATGTCAA GGTAGATCCTGGCACACCTGTGAGTAAGGAACCAAAATTTATAGTGTTTTATGGCATGCTTCTGAGTCTGTTCAACCTGTTTTGCTTCAACTGCAAAGCTGAGAAACctaaagtgacaatgaagaaagATGGAACTATGGTAACAGTATACCAGGAATGCAACCATTGCATCAGCGGCTTTACTTGGCGATCGCAGCC TCAAATGAAACCAATGGTGCTAATCAAACAGAATTAG
- the LOC138043009 gene encoding uncharacterized protein, translated as MSDFELENSCLSSNSDTASNASDTDENMDFREPTDSENDTEVIESLFAPYTDEPIAPPDYAEAEDDDEDPDGLAAKTLADREDGLIPLANWCKCKHCKTENLGGAMEHRCCVEVLNIQGKLVFDGSIENLDCITQHEEYKAITNKAVLENVAPLLRCKNGRSYRRRSGVTHNEFIRSVAYRWTIRWLCGYMGWENTRPLCACIYHDIRTRYQTRHLQPRGYRHS; from the exons ATGTCAGATTTTGAGCTAGAAAATAGCTGCTTATCAAGCAATTCAGACACGGCATCAAATGCATCAGACACAGATGAAAATATGGACTTTCGTGAACCTACAGATAGCGAGAACGATACCGAAGTTATCGAGTCTCTATTCGCGCCCTACACAGACGAGCCGATCGCGCCACCAGACTATGCTGAAGCAgaagatgacgatgaagatCCTGATGGACTAGCTGCAAAGACTCTTGCTGACAGAGAAGATGGTTTAATTCCACTCGCAAACTG GTGTAAATGTAAACATTGCAAGACGGAGAATCTAGGCGGCGCTATGGAGCATCGTTGCTGCGTGGAAGTTTTGAACATTCAAGGGAAATTAGTTTTCGATGGATCCATTGAAAACCTCGATTGTATAACTCAGCATGAGGAGTACAAAGCCATCACAAACAAGGCTGTGCTTGAGAATGTCGCGCCGTTGCTGAGATGCAAGAATGGTCGATCGTACCGACGCCGATCTGGAGTCACACATAACGA GTTTATTCGATCAGTGGCTTATCGGTGGACCATTAGATGGCTCTGTGGCTATATGGGCTGGGAAAACACACGTCCGCTGTGTGCATGTATATACCACGACATCAGAACAAGGTATCAGACAAGACATTTACAGCCAAGAGGATACAGACATTCTTAG